TGTGCAGCTTATTTCCATGTTTAGTCTTTAGTGTTGAGAGTTAGCCATTAGCGCCTGCCAGGCTAACCCATGTTGTGCTAGTTAGTCGAACCCCTCAGACTGGCGGCTGGTCCATTCAAGTCCCAAAAGTCTACGCCAGGGGCAGGGTGGGAAACCCCAGAGGTTCAGGAGAGCCACAGTGACCAATCTAGTTCACTCCAGCCAGGTGCCAGACCAGTGGTACCCAAATAGTTTTGTGACATAAACCACCAAAACCCTCTAGAATTCTTGAGATACCCTCCAGATTATCACAAACAAGATTCCAGCTCAAGTACTATCTTAACCCAGTAAGATGTGTCTGTGATCTACCAGTGGATCCTTACACTCCATTTTAGAAACACTGTGCTAGACGACCTTATTCAATTTATGACAGAGTGCAGCTAATTCAGTGAAAATGCCATGAGATTCGACAAAAGAGTCCTTGTATTGGTATGAATTTGGCAATGTGTCAATGCTAGGATGGGGAGTGGGGACTCCACACTCCAAAGCCCAGTTATGCTAAGGGGTGAGGGCCCCTAAGCAGGGTTGGACGATGGCAGGGTTAGCTGCAGTCGTTAACTGTTGAATCGGGTGCTTCAGTGCCTGGCTGAGGTGAAAGCTTGGTGACACTGTGTCCCTCCAGGGCCCCTGGTCTCTTCCTGACCTTCAACCCCACGATCAAGAGGTTTTAACATCCAATAACCGTAGGCAGGAAATGAATGTGAAGGTTCAGGTCAATGAAAAAAGGAAGGATGGTAGACAAACACAGTTTTAATGCTTCAAAAAATGTGAAAGCTTAGTATTGTTAACATGTTAACATGTTGGTCTTATAATAGAGAACAGGCAAAAGCCAACAGGTGAAAATAGTTGTCACTAGTAAACAAACATTTGgaagcatggaaaacagtgtggGTGCAACTTTTTCCCACTTTCATTCACCAGCATCCACGACTCtccatcttctccctctctcttcctcccactctcACAGGCAGTTCTTGTCAGGTAGCTCGTACTGCTGTGAGGCCCTACGCTCTAGAGCTTTGCTCAGCCTGCGTGGGAAATACACCATAGCTTTATGTTCCTCATAGCGGTCGATGTGTTTGAGGTGCACCACCATGTGCAGAGCGTAGGCCAGCACCAACAGCAGGATCAGAGAGGTCACCAGGCCCATCAGTATGGCTGGGGTCAGGAAGGTGGCACAGTCGCTGGCCGACGCAAACTTATCAGACATGACGTTGAACGCctggatctgcagagaggaagagaggaaatagGAAATATTACAAGGTGAAGTAAACAAGTTTTTTTAATAGATAAATcaatcagtcattaaaaacagtCAAAGCTCCATACCTGGAAGTCAGTAAACGTGATGTGCCAGTTAGCTGAGGTGTCGGTGTGTGAGCTGGGCACCAGGAGGGTGTCATATTTGtgctgactgctgacatgctgGCAGTGATAGGAGGAGGTGGCGGGGGCGTACACCTCGCTGGCGTTGAATGTAGCCTCATGGGTCCAGTTGTAGTGGATGTGGACGCTGTCTAAGGTGAACCAGTTCTGCCCTGCCGACTCATAGAACGTGTTGGACATCTGCAACCTGATAACAAGTCCCCTGAGGTCCTCCACATCGCCAAATTTCAGTGATAGCCTGTATACAAAAACAAACTCAAATGTTGATTGAAAAGGACCGGGCCTTTAGTAGGTAGATCCTGAGTGAGATATACAGGACTCATCTCATTGTAACAATATTTTCCTCCATTAATTTAATGTATAAGTTAAACTTTTGATAACTACATAGCAGTCGATACAACTCATGGTCGGACATGATTTACAGTACTTACGTAGCCTTCTCCTTGGTGCAGATGGATCCCTTGGTGTCCACAGGGGCGTTGGGTCCGAAGGTCTTCTCCGTCAGGTCTATGAAGGTGTGGTTCTTGTAGCGGACGGCCAGGCGCTTGGCTTTGAACAGGATGCAGGTCTTGCCATTGTAGGCCACGCTCAGAGGAGAGTAGGGCCCAAATATGGGGGACTGGAGCAGCTTTCTCTTGCCTTTGTCATGGCCATGCTGGTTGAGGTGGTGCCAGCTGTCCcgctacagagaggagaggtagaggggagattGGATCAATTAATATAATTGATTGACAAGAAACGCCACACACATAGTTTTCACGGTAGTAATAGTAAGACTAGTAAAACAAACTGTAGAGAATCTGAACAGTGTCCCCTAGGGGGCGATGTGATACTGCGATGCACAGGATCAGAGAGAGTGGGgatagaaagagagcgagaagagagacagagagagagagacctctacCTTCAGTAATCTTTTGAGTGTGCTTTCCTCAGTGGGCACATAACCCTCAGCCACCAAGCTCATTCCATCAATACCAcctgacacacagaaacacaaataaAACAGTCAAATACTATTTGGCTAAAATATACTTGCTTACAAATACACTGCCTACCTACATGGACATTGATGCTTCAAGCTGTGTGTTTGGGCAGTAGTTTTTAAACCGATACTGCATAAACATGTCTACGACAGGCTTGATTGCATCAGGCTCATAATCATGAGACATGATTTGTTATTTACCCGCTCTGATTCTCACAGCTGGGTATGCGACCTCTGTAACATAGTCGACTTCTGTGCTGTAAAGACAAGAGAAAATGACAAATGTGGTTAAAAGATACAGCTACATGTCCGTGCACATATTTTCTCAGAGTTGACAGAGCAGATTTCAAACCAGCACAAGGCAATATAGGCAAGCTATACTATTAGTGGCCAACCAATATGTTCTATGTCCCCATACGATACTATACCTTCAGCAGTTCACCTTTTGATCACTAACCAGATCATCATAGCCAATGTGTGCTGAGCATTCTGGTAGGGTTGGGAATTGctagggacctcacgatacaatatcacaatacttaggtggcgatacgatatgtattgcaattctcacgattatatatgtattgcgattcgatacatggaaataaaagtgctgaaaacaaattgtttccctatttaaaaagaagatggagaacaagctatgaaggaacaatactggagttttggtgcaggta
This window of the Oncorhynchus clarkii lewisi isolate Uvic-CL-2024 chromosome 16, UVic_Ocla_1.0, whole genome shotgun sequence genome carries:
- the LOC139367743 gene encoding V-type proton ATPase subunit S1-like protein yields the protein MAAHAFLLLSSALLSALSQPTLSFDQVPALLERSTEVDYVTEVAYPAVRIRAGGIDGMSLVAEGYVPTEESTLKRLLKRDSWHHLNQHGHDKGKRKLLQSPIFGPYSPLSVAYNGKTCILFKAKRLAVRYKNHTFIDLTEKTFGPNAPVDTKGSICTKEKATLSLKFGDVEDLRGLVIRLQMSNTFYESAGQNWFTLDSVHIHYNWTHEATFNASEVYAPATSSYHCQHVSSQHKYDTLLVPSSHTDTSANWHITFTDFQIQAFNVMSDKFASASDCATFLTPAILMGLVTSLILLLVLAYALHMVVHLKHIDRYEEHKAMVYFPRRLSKALERRASQQYELPDKNCL